The following nucleotide sequence is from Zea mays cultivar B73 chromosome 1, Zm-B73-REFERENCE-NAM-5.0, whole genome shotgun sequence.
TCGCCTCTCCTCATCGGTGCCTGGCATGTCAGGGAAGAAGCGGTCTGGCCCATTGATCCATCAATGGACGGTCAAGATCATTTCAGAAAATAATGGTTCAGCTTGGAAGTTTATGACCGTAGATCTTGGATCGCATGGCCGATGGCGCACGCGTTGTTTTGACCGTGAATCCTGAATCCGGTGGTCATCGTGGCGTACCGGTTCGGCGCACATGGGATCTAATCCTGTGCGCCCATCTTTGAACGAATGACCGTGATCCAAacttaccccttcgcgggtacactTTACAAAAGAAACCCCATGCTTTTAGAATTTAGAACCCGCGGTCCATGGACTCTATTCTCTGAGTCTAGGGAGAAATTGCGAGTTAGCCCCTAGGTTTCTCTGctattgacgcccagtccagacaacaaagaaaaccagataattaatattagaaattgaattttaatacaaaataattctagaaacttgtataaatcatatttaattcattctaactccaaattgagtcattccagtctctataattttgtattaataatgTTTATCACCTaatacctttgtttaaccatgaaacttgaattaaaattgctcaattgaattaatctattctaggtgctaaataatttcagaaattcataactcaataatcataactctgttttgatccattctagttgcattagtctcataatAATATTTGTTATTATcttgtaactttgttttgtcatgaaatataggttaaaatgttgcacttagtctattctatatttaaccacgtggatcttcagaaaaccataacttcataaccgtagccccgaatttagcggttctcgatcccacgatctcgtagcgacgcgtagattattattactcagttattcttatgcttggtgtgatgttaattttgcctatacatgtttgtctgtattgctacgactagcgtgaggtcacgagtcacctgaagagcaagttggtaactggattctcaagtgccaggcaagttgtgcccttgatcacttctttttacccagccatgttctgattaatcataatgatctgcataggttaattttgatgggacccaataggttaccctagtttgattatctttataccttgttaccactgaactttttgggtagtacttgctagtgctttatgtggttttgggtaggaagatacattactcatgattatacttttgttatccattgttatttatcgttcatgataagatcattatgttaattggaacatggagcgaccacccgggaaaacagtgctaccacaagggtataatgggacgcccttggctgattaattaggaaagctagtggaggactaccttacccgaaaggggcaagggcagtaggggagtggtcagtgtagggaggccctcaggaggattttgctgcgatggcggtcctgcaagggattcctgcattggagttcctataaactgtagcaggttttctgaagctagtggaactttgtaaaggcctcgtagtgttaccctgcctcgcctcctcggtagaggtgtatgggaagtcgcgatcccttggcagatgggtaacatgacttgtgggtaaagatgcgcaacctctgcagagtgtaaaactggtatactagccgtgctcacggtcatgagcagctcggaccctcacatgattaaattatggaactaaattcaatttgtcatatgcattgcatcgcaggtgaggttgttacttttacttcttaattgggttggtatttacttatacttagtaattgctaataaaattttgaccaactttaaaagcaatgctcagctctaaccattctctttggtaagccttacacttcacgtgagctcccacctttggcgagttcatgcacattattccccacaacttgttgagcgatgaacgtatgtgagctcactcttgctgtctcacacccccccacaggtcaagaacaggtaccacaggatgaggcgcatggaggatgctgtgatgagttcgtgagtggtctaggtcgtcgtctcccagtcaactttgggttgctggaccgttgtctccttataatgtatttatttatttattttgtatagaactcctgttatgtagtaaagatgtgacattcgatcctgtgctatgattcatcatatgtgtgagacttggtcccagcacacctggtgattatgttcgcgcccgggctttggacccctaaaacccgggtgtgacagaagtggtatcagaggaatgttgactgtaggacgaaacctagatagaaatggataaccattatctacttacctctactactctgattcttcctaaacttttcttaatcttttctcatctatttccgctttactctgattattcttatctttttgattctaaagacaaatgtggatttcacactttgaaatcctgtgtgcctaaagtgacctttaggaataggagacctacacttaggaacaaaaatcaaaactatttttgtcaatatttgtatgcttgaatgtttgttcttgtgatacatgtctgatttggatttttgattgagtgtgatgagttgtggagtaatatccacaattatatctgcatatacatatagaaaaaaatgcttataaaaataactagataaagtagattatccctcattaaagtatctagcctaacaatatccatctcaaaagATCTTAACTTATCCTAATGTatctagattcatcttatcttgaaaagattttatgtcatcctaatagatctaactgacctcaaaagattctatcttatccttatggattcatcttgccctaataagcatatttaccccacactagtaacaaccatgatctaatccaaagtaatcagatactatctagtctaatctagtcatatccaatctagtctggatcttatctaatctaatatgTTCTAATCTattgtgagttacttaatgctggtacaaaggataaggccatactcctaactcatttaagcctaaattggtgaccgGGATTAACTCGGCCAtaccccaacaacttgacctacataataggATACCTGATCTGTCCAACTAATCAATCAAACTAAATTCTGAATAATCTCATTTAACTCATAGCCACCTACTAAACTAGCTACTCCACCTACTACTTTATCttaactacatgtccctaattcggataacaacttcaagaacgaagatcgaagatgatcgacctcatcaatcaaggaaggataagattcaagtcagatcttcaaaggaatcaagatccacaatccgggatggagtctttctttaccgtactctttcttacccaaacctcTCTATGCTTTAAAGACATCTTTTACCATACACAATAAAGTGGATATACATACCCAAGCTTCCCTAATCACCTTCTAATTTGTATTATAAAACTTAAAAAAATGGGAATTAAAACCACTTGAAAACTTAAAACATAGACTGCAAACCAAACTTATTGCAAcctctttcttacaaatctcgaggacgagattatttttaaggggggtagaatttgtaacgccCAAAATTCTAATTTGGATTTATTAAGAAGATTCTTCCAAGAACTAAATAAATGTGGGATCCTTATATAAGTTTAGCTATTGAATAATGTACTTATAAATGTCCTCTAAAATATTCAATTTAAGCTATATTATAATAAAGATTATTCCCTAGAAATTATTTTCTACTAGAACAAATAAGTAATGATTATTGAGTTTTGAAGTAAAGTTTTGATTTGACTTCACGTTTAATAGGGACAATATATGTGTGTGCATGGCATCTTTAAAAAAATAATTTCCCAAATAAAGGAATAAAAATGGTTAATTTATATCTCATGTTGGGTTTCTTCGAATGTTGCATTATACTGAAAATACTAACTCAAACCTTAAAGTAAACTTTAATTTGTAATTTAAAATAACCAAGAAAATGGAAATAagaagagaaaatcagaaaaaaaGGACTCCTCGTAGCTCCCTAACCGAAGACTCCATCAGCCCACCCTTTCCTTTGTGATGCCAGCCCATGTCACTCTCGCAGGTCAGCCTAGAGTAATCAGTGGAGCATTTTTTTTCCTTGCTTTATTACCCATGCCGGATGCAGCATCTGCATGATCTCATGTGGTGAACACCTCCCCACAAGCTGCCGTAACAAAAGTATCCTCTGGGAGATCTCGATCCTGGCGAGATTCGGTCCGCATCCACCGTATGCGCTAGGATCGTTAGGATCACAAAAGATTCTCTCCTCTGAACCAAATTGATCGGACCCCGTTCCCTCTCCTGGGTATAAAACCCAAACCACCCCAACGCCGAGACAGCATGTGCCACCATTGGCAGGTAGTCCAAACTACGTGGAAGTATGGGGCCGTGGTATCTCATCTGCTCCAGACGCTCCCCGCCGCCAACGATCTGTGTGCTGCCATGGCTAACTCAGCGGCACCTGGTGGAATGAGGCCGTTCCTGCAGGCCGTGTCTGCAGTCCTCGTGGAGGCGCGGACGTCGCTCCGTGTCGCTCAGATGGAGGGCAGTAGCCTGAATCCGCGTCGGCGTCAAACTCCGCCGCGGTGTTGCCGAGCGCCGCCGTGGTCGGGTTCTGCATCGTGGGCAGGCTCCCTCCGTACCTCAAATCCCGGTAAGAATTTCACCAGCCGCTTCGCTTCCACCTCCGCATCATGTATAGCCTTGCCGTTGTCCGTTTGGTACACCGGGTTGCTGGGTCGGCGATCGCCGGTGTGCTACGCCGCCATGCTTCGCCTCTCCTCATCGGTGCCTGGCATGTCGGGGAAGAAGCGGTCTGGCCCATTGATCCATCAATGGACGGTCAAGATCATTTCAGAAAATAATGGTTCAGCTTGGAAGTTTATGACCGTAGATCTTGGATCGCATGGCCGATGGCGCGCGCGTTGTTTTGACCGTGAATCCTGAATCCGGTGGTCATCGTGGCGTACCGGTTCGGCGCACATGGGATCTAATCCTGTGCGCCCATCTTTGAATGAATGACCGTGATCCAAacttaccccttcgcgggtacactTTACAAAAGAAACCCCATGCTTTTAGAATTTAGAACCCGCGGTCCATGGACTCTATTCTCTGAGTCTAGGGAGAAATTGCGAGTTAGCCCCTAGGTTTCTCTGctattgacgcccagtccagacaacaaagaaaaccagataattaatattagaaattgaattttaatacaaaataattctagaaacttgtataaatcatatttaattcattctaactccaaattgagtcattccagtctctataattttgtattaataatgTTTATCACCTaatacctttgtttaaccatgaaacttgaattaaaattgctcaattgaattaatctattctaggtgctaaataatttcagaaattcataactcaataatcataactccgttttgatccattctagttgcattagtctcacaataatatttgttATTATcttgtaactttgttttgtcatgaaatataggttaaaatgttgcacttagtctattctatatttaaccacgtggatcttcagaaaaccataacttcataaccgtagccccgaatttagcggttctcgatcccacgatctcgtagcgacgcgtagattattattactcagttattcttatgcttggtgtgatgttaattttgcctatacatgtttgtctgtattgctacgactagcgtgaggtcatgaGTCACCTGAAGAGAAAGTTGGTAactggattctcaagtgccaggcaagttgtgcccttgatcacttctttttacccagccatgttctgattaatcataatgatatgcataggttaattttgatgggacctaataggttaccctagtttgattatctttataccttgttaccactgaactttttgggtagtacttgctagtgctttatgtggttttgggtaggaagatacattactcatgattatacttttgttatccgttgttatttatcgttcatgataagatcattatgttaattggaacatggagcgaccacccgggaaaacagtgctaccacaagggtataatgggacgcccttggctgattaattaggaaagctagtggaggactaccttacccgaaaggggcaagggcagtaggggagtggtcagtgtagagaGGCCCTCGGgaagattttgctgcgatggcggtcctgcaagggattcctgcattggagcttcctataaactgtagcgggttttctgaagctagtggaactttgtaaaggcctcgtagtgttaccctgcctcgcctcctcggtagaggtgtatgggaagtcgcgatcccttggcagatgggtaacatgacttgtgggtaaagatgcgcaacctctgcagagtgtaaaactggtatactagccgtgctcacggtcatgagcagctcggaccctcacatgattaaattatggaactaaattcaatttgtcatatgcattgcatcgcaggtgaggttgttacttttacttcttaattgggttggtatttacttatacttagtaattgctaataaaattttgaccaactttaaaagcaatgctcagctctaaccattctctttggtaagccttacacttcacatgagctcccacctttggcgagttcatgcacattattccccacaacttgttgagcgatgaacgtatgtgagctcactcttgctgtctcacacctccccccaaaggtcaagaacaggtaccacaggatgaggcgcatggaggatgctgtgatgagttcgtgagtggtctaggccgtcgtctcccagtcaactttgggttgctggaccgttgtctccttataatgtaattatttatttattttgtatagaactcctgttatgtagtaaagatgtgacattcgatcctgtgccatgattcatcatatgtgtgagacttggtcccagcacacctggtgattatgttcgcgcccgggctttggacccctaaaacccgggtgtgacacaagagcagtatccacgataacatcaaagaccgcccagaaattcttctggcaaaacattgtctgccgattcggagtcccgtccgagctcacagttgacaatggcaaacaATTCGACAGCCAAGACTTTAGGGACTTCTGCTTCGCCATTggtaccaagcttgccttcgcctcagtgtaccacccacaatccaacggcgtcgtggagcgcgccaacggcaagattttcacggcaatcaagaaaatgctcctcgacaacaagaagggtaaatgggccgacctgctacctgaagcagtctgggcattgaacacgaccgagtgtcgggcgaccgaattcactccctttcgcctactatacggatcggaggccatgaccccgcaggaaatgaaacatgggtccccgcggacAAGTACTTCAGCAGTACCCGACGTCGACGAGctaacctccaaagatctcatcgacAGAGACTGTGTCTTCGCCCtccaggccctcaacaaataccaagcccaaacgaaggcttggcgcgaccacacagtcgtcccaagagaattcaacgagggggacctcgtacttgtccgcacaacccggacagagtcacggggtaagctggagccaaagtgggaaggaccatttATCATCAAGACGAAGTTGTCTCCCAGCGCGTACAGACTAACAACGCAATCTGGCGAAGACCTAGAACATTCctggaatattgacaatctccataaattttttgtttaaatccTCAGGGCTagcacgcccttgtaattcaccaaaccgTTTTATTCCgacccacactcttttcctcccggggggtgaggtttttttaatgaggcgaaaatcccccgcaaaaaattaaagcaatgtcgaaaaagaccgcatcaacggtcttcggcattcgaccacatcgAAGTCACCACGAGGGGCAGCGAAGcctccctcgcgtgcgacactccgcgcaaaagtcgcctaagggtgcagccggattagcacaataagtgcgaaaaatcgaagtcttttccaaaagactctccgtgcaaaagtcgcccaagggtgcagccggactagcacaacaagtgcgaaaactcgaagtcttttccaaaagactctccgtgcaaaagtcgcccaagggtgcagccggactagcacaataagtgcgaaaaatcgaagtcttttccaaaagactctccgtgcaaaagtcgcccaagggtgcagcctgactagcacaacaagtgcgaaaactcgaagtcttttccaaaagactctccgtgcaaaagtcgcccaagggtgcagccggactagcacaataagtgtgaaaaatcgaagtcttttccaaaagaccctCCGCGCAAaattcgcctacgggtgcagccggaatactaGTACGAAAAAATCGAAGCCTTTTCTAAAGAACTCCGTACAAAAGCCTACGGGAGCGGCCTGATCAACGAAAGCGCACAGTTTCATCACACAAGAGTATGGTTACAcacatacagcgagggcatcgcacgttacattggctcaaccttcgggatgatacccatctccctatagttgaacaacattatcctcaattcctcacccacaaacagacttcgcagctccccctcacccacaCTCGCCCCAGCCGGCGAGGACAATAATTCCTGCTTGCCAGCCCTGTCCACATGAAGGCGACCATCTCCCACCTCACCACAATGATGCCTATCATCTCGCGGCAACTCACTCACCCTccgtttcgccaccgcccttcgccgcctatgcCCAACACTCGCACTCGAAAGATCCTCATCACCCATTacacgcggcgaagcctccgccgcaaccacatccaatgccgcaaagtaatccaaatcCTCATTCGAAGACTCCTCTGTCCACacaatcgaactcccagaatcatcagactcaaaacacttaaacacagaatcatcagaatcgtcttcagcaaccacggtcgaagccgccacaaaattatcaTTGACAGTAGcgattgcgtgcgcaggcccaaaatcctgaacctgcgcagcaaccaaggttcagtaacacagacaaaatttacaaactccccAAACTCCTACTCAGCCACCTACGAAGGCCCGGCCGCGGCCATGGGGTCTTCGGCCACCGGCTTAGCCACCACCTTCGGGGGATCTTCGGCCGTCGGCGCAGGGAATGGCAAAGGGCCTTCACCGGCCATGGTAGGCACGGATGCAGCCGAGGAGCCTTCACCGGCACTCGAAGGCGGCACTGGGTTGAcctcagcctcgggcggcgcgccgACCAGATCTCCAAGGTCCTCGACATCCTCGGCacgcgccatctgcagcaacaacaCACTCATTCAACAAAACAACACATACCCACACAACCACACAAAACAAAAGATAACCTTTACCTACTCTATCGCCCGGTCAGACCGCTCCTTAACTGCCTCCCGAccatgcggaccccacatcctatcgaagAGTGCCCCGCTGATTGCTTCACcgcagggtcttcgaccttgaaaatttcacgttcaaagttctcgtctaattggtcgaagacctcgtagtgtcGGCACCCCTCACGGGACAACGCATTCAGggtcccctcgcaggtgacgagggaggcgaaggacatgaaaccctgCACAATAGTCGggagcaccagcagctcctcctgcaaccattcgaggaagcgaaggcctgcctcttggtcgggcacttcgaagtctgcagtccgcgcacccagatCGCGGTACACATCCACGAACTGCACGTGCGTCCGCCCGACTTCTGAGCGCGCcgaggcctcggccttgtccacaCGGCCGCGCAGGGCGTTGAACCTTGCCTCCCACTCCTCGGCACGTTGGCTGGCGAGACTGTTCTCCGCCCGTGCCACTTTAGCCTCCGATCGCGCAGCCTGCGCTTCAGCGATGGCCTggttagcctccctcctctccttcgCCAACCGGCGCCGGAGGTCTGTCTTCTTGGCCTCCAAGgcagccaccttctccgccagcctgcggtttttgctCTCCACAGCCGACTTCTCCTGGACAGCATCCGCATGCTACGCCCAAAGACTCTCGACTTCGTCAGCGACGTCTGCAGTCAGGATGCCCGACGCAACATGGTCGGtgaagtcggccgcctaacaaAAGCACATGAGAATCAAACCTTCAACAAAACAACAAACATCAAAGTCTAGcacaacttacttgcttcagctgctgcgacacctctaagagcacctagaggggggggggttgaataggtgatcctgtaaaaacttaaaacttaaagccacaaacttgattaagtgttagagcaataaagccaagtggctaaagaggagttcttgcaaaacacaataaccacaaagatatcaacacagagaggcatagtggtttatcccgtggttcggccaagttcaacacttgcctactccacgttgtggcatcccaacggacgagggttgcaatcaacccctctcaagtgatccaaagatccacttgaataccacggtgtttctcttcctttcactatatcccgtttgcgaggaatctccacaacatggagtctctcgcccttacaaaagatgatacaaatgaacacggaagtaaggatgagatgagcaacacacacaagtccacagcaatacgcacacacacatggGCAAGACtttagctcaaatgaatatcacaaagttctcactagaacggagctcaaatcactaagaatgtcaaacgagtgcgcaaagacgtagtgtgaatgatcaagaatgctcaaagtatgctttggtgtcctcctccatgcgcctaggggtcccttttatagccccaaggcagctaggagccgttgagagcattccaggaaggcaattcttgccttctgtcgactggtgcaccggacagtccggtgcaccaccggacactgtccggtgcagatttctttcctgttctggcgcagctgaccgttgaagatttggagccgttggcgcaccagacactgtccggtgcgcaccggacagtccggtgcccccttcagaccgttggcccggccacgcgtcatgcgcggattgcgcggccgaccgttggctcaccggacagtccggtgatttatatccgtacaccgccgtcgagacccgagagaaggcagttcaccagacgccagcctggcgcaccggacactgtccggtgcaccaccggacactgtccagtgcaccaccggacagtccggtgcacccagactgagcagagacttggctgctcgagccaagtctattccatttgtcttttctctgattctagcacttagacaaatatgttagtacacaaaaaccaatgtactaagtctagaatcatacctttgtattgattttcactttgtccaccatttggtatAGTTTAACAcatgaccatttgtgttggacacttaatcaccaaaatacttagaaatggcccaagggcacattttcctttcaatctccccccttttcagtgatttatgccaacacaacaaaaagcaacatatagaagtgtaacatcaatgcaaattaaaacaagaatttgttttgattcaaatttggcatatttggatcattctttgccaccacttggtttgtttttgcaaat
It contains:
- the LOC103643535 gene encoding uncharacterized protein translates to MCHHWQVVQTTWKYGAVVSHLLQTLPAANDLCAAMANSAAPGGMRPFLQAVSAVLVEARTSLRVAQMEGSSLNPRRRQTPPRCCRAPPWSGSASWAGSLRTSNPA